Part of the Campylobacter suis genome, AATCTATCGGCAAGCGACATCTTTTCATTAACTGTATCGCCGTAGTGAATTTCGCCATCTTTTACAATCACTCCATCATTATCACTTTGCCTTTCACTAACTAGATGGCGACGATTTGAAGTGGCATAAACTAGGATATTTTTAGGAGGTTTTGATATGCTACCTTGCATAAGTGGCTTTAAAAACTTATAGTCTGCGCTACCATTTTCAAAACTCATGTCATCGCAAAAGATGATAAATTTAAACTTATTTTGCTCCCTTAGCTCATCGATAATATCTGGCAAATTTTTAAACTCATCAGACGCGATCTCGATAAGACGGAGATTTTCTTTATAAAATTTGGTAAAAACTGCCTTTAAAAGGCTAGACTTGCCACATCCCATCTCACCCCAAAGCAAAACATGGTTAGCCTCATTTCCATTTATAAAATTCTGTGTATTTAGTATAAGCTGAGTTTTTTGAGTCTGAAGACCGATAAGATCATCAATATCAACAAAATCAATCTCTTTCACAGGCACAAGCTGTGCTTTGCTAGATCGCCAAATGGCTGCAAACTCCCTAGTCCAGTCTATCATTTTAAACTCCTTAAATGGCTTATTATCTCGCCAATCACATCATCATCATCTTTGCTTCGTGACTTTAATCTTATCTTTTCATCTTTTTGGTTTGTTAAAACTATATTTTGCTCAGCATTTGATATGGCTTTAAAGCCATGTTTTAGTGCTAAAATTTTGATGATTATAATATCTAAAAACTGTTTTGTATAACTATCAAGCTTGCCAAATCTATCCTCTATCTCGCCACTTATATCATAAACCTCGTTTACATTCACAGCCTTACTAAGCCGTCTATAAAGCTCTAGTCTTAAGCGATCTTCTCGGATAAATTCAGGGTTTAAAAAGGCATTTACACTAAGCTTTAAATCTATCTTGTTTAGTTTTACGCTTTGTTGATTAAGAAGTGAGTTTATCTCATCTTCAAGCATTTTTAGATAAAGTGAGTAGCCTATCGCTTCAATGTGTCCGCTTTGAGCCTCACCTATAATGTTACCACCACCTCTAATTTCTAAGTCATGATAAGCAAGCACACTTCCAGAGCCAAGTGCTGAGTTGCTTTCAAGTGCAACAAGTCGCTTTAGCGCTTCTGGCGTAAGCTCATTTTTATCCTCAACCAAGAAATAACAAAAGCCCTGCTTATTACTTCTGCCAACACGACCCCTAAGCTGATGAAGGTCTGCGATACCAAATTTGTTGGCATTTTCAACTATCATAGTGTTTGCATTTGGCAAATGTATGCCACTTTCTACGATGCTAGTACAAACCATCACATCATATTCGCCGTTTTCAAACTTTAAAATTTCCTCTTCAGTTATCTTCGCGTCTATCTTTGAGTGAAGTATCAAAATTCTTAAATTTGGTAGGATTTTGCGTAAATTTTTAGCGCAAAGCTCTATGTCTGCGATGTGATTATGTATATAAAATACCTGTCCGCCGCACCTCATCTCGCGCATTATCGCCTCTTTTATGATCTTTTCATCCCACTCTTTTACGCTAGTTCTTACATCAAGGCGTTCGCTTGGTGGAGTTTTAAGCACACTATAGGTTTTAATCTTTGAAAGAGCCATATTTAAACTTCTAGGGATAGGCGTAGCAGACATGCTTAAAACATGCGAATTTGATGAAATCTCTTTTAATTTTTCTTTTTGTTTTACACCGAATTTATGCTCTTCATCAACAACGATAAGTCCTACATTTTTTGCCTTTTGACTAAGCAAAGCATGCGTACCGACACAAACACAAGGCTCGCCATCACTTAAAGCCTTTGTAACCTCAGCCTTTTGTTTAGCTGAGCTAAACCTATCAAGCCTAAAAACCTTGATATCAAACTCAGCCAAACGCTCTTTTAGGCTCTTAAAATGCTGCGAGCTAAGAAGCGTTGTTGGCACAAAAAATAGAGCCACAAAGCCAGAAAGTACACATTTAAAAATAGCATTCATAGCAACTTCGGTCTTGCCAAAGCCAACATCACCACTAAGCAGTCTATCCATCACGCGACCGCTTTTTAGCTCATCTGAAATTTCACCAACAGCTGTAAGTTGATCAGTCGTGTATTCAAAGCCAGCTCGAGATAGAAATTTAAGATACTGCGCGTCATCTTTTTGTATCACAAGTCCTTGTACTAACTCACGCTGGGCTGCCATGGCGATGATTTTGGAGGCTATTAAAAACAGCTTTTCGCGTACTTTTTCTTTTATCTTAGCAAAGCTTGCTTTTCCAAGTCTATCAAGTACGGCGATTGATCCGTTTACGGCGATATAGCGGTCTATAAGGTTTAAATTTTCAACTGGCAAAAGTAACCTGTCATCGTTTTGATAGGCAATAACCACAAACTCTTTCGTAGCCCCTAAAACCGTAATCTTTTCAAGTCCCAAAAACTTACCGATACCATACTCTTCATGCACAACATAATCATTTACTTTTAGCTCATCAACTACAAGCGAAGCCTTTTTGGCTCTTGTTTTTTTACTAAACTTGTTTAATGATATAATGACTTTTGTTGGCGAAGTTAAATTTACAACAAGCGGGCTAATTAGTAATTTGACATTCTCGTTGCCAACATTTAAAGCGCTAAAAAGCGACTCGTTGCGAGCTAAAACGGTTATATCTTTGTGCTTGTTTATCTCAAAAAAATCAGAAGTTGGGCTTGCTAAAAGTGGTTTAAATTCCTTTGCTTGGGGAAGGACGCTAAAATTTTTAAATACACTTAAATCACGCTCATCGTCTATCTCTTTAATCTCTTGCGCTAAAACACAGTGAAATTTCTCAAGGTAGTTTTCAAAACCATCTATCGCCCAAAAACCAAGGGAATTTAAGTCACTAACGATAGCATTTGTATTTATATCTTGGAGTTTTTCATTTGCTTTTTCATACTCATTTTTGCTAAGCTTAGCCAAAAATGGCACAACTTCAATACTTTCAAGCTCAGCCTTTGAGCTTATCTGTGTTGAAATATCATAGTTTCTAATGCTCTCAACCTCATCATCAAAGAGCAAAATTCTCACTGGCTCATCATGATTTAGACTAAAAATATCTATCACCTCGCCACGAACGCTAAACTCTCCCCTACTTTCAGCTATGTCAACTATCTCATATCCAGAAAAAAGCAGCTCATCACACAAGGCATTTATGTCTATTTTATCGCCAAAATTTATCGTTATGCTCTTTAGTTGCAAGCTTGATGGAAGTGGGTTTAAGAGTGTTGAATATGGCGAGACGATGAGTTTTTTATCGTTACATTTGTAATAATCACTTAAAATTTTGCTAATATCCACAAGCTCTTCGTTAAAGCTTCGCAAATCATCGCCAAACCTAGCCCTAAAATCTGGCAAAACAAATGTCTTAAGCCCAGCCAAAGACGCTGCATCGGCGCACTCTCTGGCACTTTTATCATCTTGGCAAATTAAAATATCAGTGCTATTTTTGCCAAGAAAATATTCATAAACTTTCTCTTGCATTATATCGCCTTAAAAACGCCTCTACAAGATAAAACGAACCAAAAACTAGATAAATTTCATCATCTTTTGCCTGCAAAATTTTATCCATATCCATATCATCAAAATGGCTAAATTTAAGCTCTAAGTTATCTAAAGCCACTATTAATCTCTGCCCGCCAAGCTCACGACCATGTCCGTCGTAGTCGATGATTTTTACATTTTTTATGATATTTTTTAAAGTAGATAAAACCGCATAAAAGTCCTTATCGGCAAATGCATTATAGATAAGACAAACTTTTTTACCATCAAATTTTTGCGCAATAGCCTGCGCTCCAAGCTCGTTATGTCCCACATCAATATATAAATTTGGTGCAAGCTGCTCACACCTGCCCCTAATATCAAGCCTGCCAAGATTTGTTATATTTAATTCTGATAAAAGTATCTTTGCGGCTGCGGCTGCTAGCGTGAGATTAGAAGTTAAAAACTCTGGTAGCTCAAAAATCTGAGCGTATTTTTTTATACTATCTCTATCATCATTTTTTAAAATTTGACTTGCAAAGTCTATTTTTACACCTAAATTTTTTGCTATCATAAAACCTATATCAGAGCAAATTTTGTCCATTTTATCGTTTAAAATAGCTGGTGCATTGGCATTTATGGCTTTAAATTTAGTAGTAGCTATAGCCTTTAGATCAACACCTAAAACATCGATATGATCAAGTCCTATCGGAGCAAAAAGGCTAAGTTTTTTTTCAAAAACATTTGTAGCATCAAGCTCGCCGCCCATTCCAGCCTCGCATACAAAATACTCACACCCTTCAAATAAAGTAGCCGCAAGCAGTGTAGCATACTCAAAATAGCTAGTTTTTACCCTAAACTCATCTGGCAAAATTTCTAGTAACCTCTGGTGAGCTAGCTCTAAATTTTCATCACTAACGATACTTCCATTAAGCCAAAAGCGCTCTTTAAACTCGAAGATGTGCGGGCTTGTATAGTGCCCAACAGTTTTGCCATTTGCATGTAAAATTTGAGCCAAAAAGCGCCCTGTACTACCCTTGCCATTAGTTCCTATAACATGAATAACCTTAAACGGTTTAAATTTACTTTTAATGCTTTGCCAAGCACGAGGCATGCGGGTATAATCGATCTCTTTATAAAAGAGCGGTTTGCCTTCTAAAAATTTCTCTAGCTTCATAAAGTTAGTTTTTTGGCGATACCTGATTTCTTCCGTTTTGCTTTGAATGATAAAGCATTTTATCAGCATTTTCTATAGTAGACATATCGCTTAGACTTAGGCTCCTAGTTGCAACTCCAGCACTTATAGTAACTTTTATACGCTCATTTTTATATATAAATTTAAAACTTTCGATAGTTTGTCTTATCTTTTCAGCAAACACAACCGCTTCGCCTTGACTTGTGCTTGGAAGTATGACGATAAACTCTTCACCACCATATCTGCCGATAAAATCAATCTTTCTTATGTTTTTCTTAAAAATCATTGCAACCGTGGCAAGTATAACATCACCCGCGTCGTGCCCATAAGTATCATTAATCTTTTTAAAGAAGTCGATATCAAGAAAACAAACAGAGTAATCAGTCCCATATCTTCTGTAAGCCTCTTCGATTCGCCTTAGCTCCTCCATAAGTGCTCTTTTAGTCGCCGTCTTTGTCAAAAAGTCCTCACGGCTTTCTATCTTAGCTTCTTCAAGCTCTTGCTCAAGAGAATTTATACGCTCTTGAAGCTCTGATATAGTTGCCTGCTTGCTACTCATCTCAGCTCCCAGCTCACGGCTTTCTATCTCAAGTGCATTTGCTATATTAAAAAGCATCTCTTTTACTTGTTCAAAGCTATTTGTATCAAGGCTTATCTCGGCAATATCACTTTTAATGCCCTGCATCTTAGCAGTGCTATCTCGTGATGTATTTGCAAGCTCTGAAATTCTACTTCCGATACTACCTAAAACACTATTAAGCGATGAAATTTTCTGAGCTACTTCATTTTTATCGGTTTCGATACGACGAGCAACTAAATTTTTTATCTCATCTTTTATGTTTGGTGAGTTTATCTCCATAGGATTTTTTGAAATGCTAGTATTTATCTGAGCTATCTCATCGTCAAGCTCTTTTGTGATAGATGGTTCAAGCATAATGCCAACAAGCTCAACAAATGATTTTAACATATCGTTATCGTTTTGTAGCATTAAGAAATTTTCAAGCTCGCCCATCATCGTTTTTAGATCTTCATTGCCTTTAACGCCATAGTGCTTTAAGAAGTCAAGATACTCATCATTATAGCCACTAACGATCTCAAACCACTTCTCTCTTACCTCATCAAGCGCAGCTGGATCGCACTTTTTAGATAAAATTTGCATAGACCTTTCAGCCATAGCCTTAGCCTCTTTATTATGAAGCATCGCAACGACCTGAAGTACACGGCGTGCAAACGCATTTAGCGACTTATATCCTTTATCATCATCAACGCTAGCTGCACCACTTTGCGATGAGCGATTAAGTCTAGCTGTAACAAAAGCCACAAACTCATCAATGCTGCTTATGTTCATATTTGCAGCTTGAGTTTTAAACTCAGCCCCTAAACGCGAGATGTATTGTTCTATGCGCTTTTTTTCAGCAGTTGTAAAGCCATATTTTTTACAAATTTCATTATAGACATCAGTATAGTTTTCTGGTGTTAGCATGAGCTGACGATTTTTTATCTCACCCAATGCCTCCTTAACTATCTGTGCAACGCTAATTGCTGCCATGTTTGTATCCTTTTATTGCTAATTTTGATATATATTCATCAAAGGCCTCTTTTGAAGCCTCTTTGATAGCTGTAAATTTCTCCGTATCGCTTATGACACTATCTGCATAGCGTATGTTACTAATGCGCCTTGAAACACTAAAGTCATATTCGCCTACGGTTGATATGTTTTCGGTTTTTCCATCTTTAAAGGTTGTCTTAAAATTTAATCCCAAAATGACCTTATACTCCGAGATATACCCAAACTCATCATAAACCATCGCCTGGTATCTAATCGATGTGTTTGACACTTCTATAAGCGTGTTTGCACTTTGTTTATCACTAAGAGTTTTATGTAGTCTTGATACGATACCCTCTTTTACTGCATCTTTTATCAAAACACTATTTTTTGGCTCAGTTTTGCTAATTATAACATCAACATAAACCCTCTCATCCATAATATCTTGTGTGAGTTTTGAGATCGGTTTATACCCGCAACCAATAAGCAAAAAAGCCATAAAAAAACCTAATAAAAACCTCAAATTTTATCCTTTTATAACCAAATTCACAAGCTTACCAGGGATATAAATTTCTTTTAATATCTCCTTGCCATCAAGCCATTTTGCCGTTTGTGTTTTTGCCTCTTTTAGTACATCTTCTTGTTTGGCTGATGCTGAAATTTCAAACTCTGCACGCTTTTTGCCATTTATGGTAACGGCTAAGTTTATAGTGTCTTTTACAAAAACTTCATCTAAAATTTTAATCTCACCAAAATTTCTCCTACCAAAAAGCCTCTCACTCAGTTCGCAAGCAATGTGTGGCACGATAGGCTCAAGTAAATTTAAGATAATATAAAATCCCTCAGCACTTACATCATCGTTATTTTGGGCATTTATAGCATTAAGAGCTTCCATGCAAGCGGCGATTAAGGTGTTAAATGTAAAACTTTGTGCAAAAACATCTTGCGACTTTACAAGAGCTTCGTACACTTTAAGTCTAGCATACTTCTCCTCTTTGCTAAGATTTGAATGATTTATAGTTGGCATTTGGCTTCTTGGAGCTAAATTTATAGCTCTATCCCAAAGTCTATTTAAAAAGCGATATGCGCCCTCAACCGCGCTATCATTCCACTCAAGCTCTTTTTGAGGAGGCGCAGCAAAAAGTATAAAAAGCCTTGCCGTATCAGCACCATATTTATTTATAATATCATCTGGATCTACGACATTTCCCTTACTTTTACTCATCTTTTTACCATCTTTTAGCACCATGCCTTGAGTTAGTAAATTTTCAAATGGCTCGTCATCTCTCACATAGCCCAAATCTCGCAAGACCTTTTGAAAAAAGCGCGCATAAAGTAGGTGAAGTATAGCATGTTCGATACCGCCGATATATTGATCGACATTCATCCAATAATCAACACCATCTTTATCAAGCGCCATATCTTCCCAAGTCCGCTCATCACTTGCATATCTTGCAAAATACCAGCTACTTTGCACAAATGTGTCCATCGTGTCAGTCTCTCTAATGGCGTCACCACCGCATTTTGGACATTTTGTATACTTCCAAGTCGCATGCTTATCTAAAGGATTACCTTCGCCTGTTATATTTACATCATCAGGTAGTGCTACTGGTAAATTTTTCTCATTCTCTGGCACAACTCCACAATGTGGGCAATGCACGATAGGTATAGGCGCACCCCAATATCGCTGACGAGAGATACCCCAGTCACGAAGCTTGAAATTTGTTACTCTTCGTCCAAGCCCTTTGTTTTCAAAATTTGCTATTATTTTCTCTTTTGCATCTTGAGTTTTTAGTCCGTCTATAAGTGGCGAATTTATGGCGATGCCTGGCTCGCTATTTGCCTTACTAGTGTCATTTTCTCCATCTTCTGGACAAACAACTTGCACGATAGGCAAACCAAATTCGCTCGCAAAGTCAAAATCGCGTTGATCATGAGCAGGCACTGACATGATAGCTCCACTACCATAATCAGCCAAGATAAAATTTGCTACCCAAACTGGAATTTTCTCATTTGTAAGTGGATGGAGAACATAAATACCTAAAAACATGCCGTCTTTTGCGCTGGCTTGACGCTCCCGTGGACTTTGATTTAAGATAGTGCGGATCTTTGTTTTTTTCTCATCATCTAAATTTTCACTCTCAAGCAACGCCTTAACAATACCATGTTCTGGCGCAAGAGCTGTATAAGTTACTCCATAAATGGTATCTGGGCGAGTTGTAAAGACCTCAAATCCATCAAACTTACCGCCTAAAATCTTCTTTGAATCTTCATCCAGCTCAAATTTAAACTCTAGCCCATAGCTCTTGCCGATCCAGTTTTCTTGCATAGTTAAAACCTGGCTTGGCCACTTACCTTCAAGCTTTTTCAGATCATTTAAAAGCTCATCAGCATACTGCGTTATCTTAAAATAATACCCAGGAAGCTCTCTTTGAACTATCTCGTTACCACAGCGCCAACAACAACCCTCTTCAACCTGTTCATTTGCCAAAACCGTCTGGTCATGCTCACACCAGTTTACAACCGCACTTTTGCGATATACCAACCCCTTTTCAAACATCTTTATAAAAAAGCTCTGCTCCCATTTTGTATAAAGCGGGTCAGAAGTGGCTAGCTCACGCTTTTTGGAAAATGAAAGTCCTAGAGTTCTAAGCTCTTTTATCATATAATCTATATTCTCATAAGTCCATTTTCTAGGATGAGTGCCGTTTTTTATAGCTGCATTTTCTGCTGGCATACCAAAGCTATCAAAGCCAATAGGATGTAAGACATTAAAGCCTTTTTTTCGGTAGTATCTAGCTAAAACATCGCTTATAGAGTAGTTTCTAACATGCCCCATATGGATGCGTCCACTTGGATATGGAAACATTGAAAGGATGTATTTTTTAGGTAAAGTATAATCATCTTTTGGCTCAAATTCCTCATTTTTCGACCAAATTTCTTGCCATTTTTTTTCAATATTTAAGGCATCGTATTTTAAAATTTCAGCCATTTTTTCTCCTAAAATTCTTCTTGAGTTTTGCTTGACTCGATAAGCACTAGAGCAAGCGAAAAGATATTTGCTATCAGCGCGCCTATAGCAAGCGAGTAGCAAAGTGTCATATTTGAGCTTACTTGAAGTACGATAAATGCCGGTATAAGGTGCAAGTCAGCAACAAGTGAGCTAGCAAAAAGCTCGGCTGAGAGTATATTTTTCACACCGATTTTAAGCAAAGTAGAGACTAAATTTATACTAGCTGCTACAAACAGTGCTATCTCATTTTTATCGTATAAAAACCCAGCCGTTGTAGTAAGGCTCATCAGAGCAAAAAATATATAAAAAACTTTTCCCCAATTCATAAAAACTCCTTACACTACACCTTTTTCAAACATTGCACGCTCACGCTCACGCTCTTTTTGCTGTTTTTGCTTCTCAGCAAGTCTAGCTCTATATTGCTCAATATTAAATTTAAACCATATAAGAAATGGTACTGCTATATAAACTGAGCTTATAGTTCCTATCAAAATTCCTACTATTAACACAAAAGAGAAGTCATGTATCATATCGCCACCAAAGAAGAACAGCACTGCTACAACCATAAGCGTAGTAAATGATGTTAGTATAGTTCTTGATAGTGTTGCCGATATGCTTTCATTGATAACATCTATCATATCGCTACGCTTGCTTGTTACTATGCCCTCCCTAATGCGATCAAAAATGATAATAGTATCATTTAGCGAATAGCCAAGTATCGTAAGTATGGCAGCTAATGTATCCAAATTTACATTTATAGCAAATAGCGATATAGCACCCAATGTTATGACAACATCGTGAATTTCAGATATGATAGCAGCCACAGCAAAACGCCATTCAAAACGAAGCGTGATATAAATAAGCACTGCGCCAAATGAAACTAAGATAGCCATTAAGCCTTTTTCTCTAAGCTCACTACCAACCTTTGGACCAACTATATCCACACGGCGAATTTCAACATTTCCAGTCTCTTTTAAAAGTTCCTTAACTTCTGCACCAATGTCGCCACTCACACTTGAATCTGAGCCAGAAAAACGAATATTCACCTCATGTTCGCTACCAAATTCTGTTACATTTGCATTTTTTAACTTTTCACTTTTTAAAAGAGTCTCTCTTATCTTATCAAGTGGAGCAACACCCTCGTATTTTACTTGTATCAAAGTACCGCCAGAAAAGTCTATACCGTAATTTAAACCTTTTGTTAAAAGTAAAAAAACTGAACCAAAAAACAAAATAGCAGACAGACTAAGCGAAGCAAATCTGAACTTCATAAAATCATAAACTTTAGCTTTTGTAAAAATTTGCACGCCTAACCCCTTTTATATCCAAACCAAAATCTTGTATTGCCACTTTTTTCTATCCTATCCGCAAGGAAATCAAAGCAGCCATGAGTACCCAAAATAGCCGTAAGCATCGAAGTAAGAACACCTATGCTCATTGTTACTGCAAAACCTTTAATAGGTCCCGTCCCGTAAGCATAAAGGGCAACAACGGTTATGAGCGTTGTGATGTTTGAATCAATGATGGCACTCATTGCATTTTCATAGCCTTTTTGTATCGCAAGGCGCAAATTTGCACCCTCGCGCATCATCTCGCGCATCCGTTCGTTTATGATAACATTGGCATCAACTGCCATACCGACAGTAAGAACTATACCAGCCATGCCAGGAAGTGTTAGTGTAGCACCAAAAAGCGCCATAACAGCCGTAAGTATAAATATATTTGCTACAAGGGCTATATTTGCCAAAATTCCAGCAAAACCATAGTAAAGCACCATAAATATAACAACCAAAACAGAGGCTCCAGCTAGCGCAGTCATACTTTTATTAATACTTTCAGCACCCAATGACGGTCCTATACTGCGCTTTTCAAGAAGTTTTACGGGCGCAAGAAGTGCTCCTGAGCGAAGTGCTATCGCCACATCATGGGCCTCTTCAACAGTAAAACCACCGCTTATCTGACCACTACCACCACCTATGCGCTCATTTATCACAGGTGCAGAGTAAACCTTGCCATCAAGCACGATAGCCAGGCGTTTTCCTACACTTTCACCTGTAAAATCACCAAAAATTCTAGCACCTTCTGAATTTAGGGTAAAATTTATAATAGGTAGGTTATTTTGCTGAGAAAAAGCCACTCTTGCATCTGTTAACATTGATCCATCAAGAACTGGAACGCTTTTTAGGACATATTTTATCTTATCATTTTTTATATCTGGGTATATGGTATTTCCGTAGCTTTCGGCATCTGCTGCACTCATAGTATGTGCCTGATCTTGACGCTTTTCATCAACTGCCATAAGCTGCAAGTGTGCTGCCTTAGCTATAAGATCCCTAGCTCTAGCCTCATCAGCTTCGCTTTTTATGCCAGGTAACTCGACTAATATATTATCACTGCCCTGCTTTGCGACTGTTGGCTCTGCTAAGCCAAACTGATCAAGCCTGTTTCTAATGGTCTCAACAGCTTGAGAAACTGCATACTCAAGTGTCTTTTGTCGCTCTTCCTCGGTTAGTTTTACAGTGTAGCTTAGCCCATCTTTTTGCATATCAAGACCTGAAATTTCAGCTAGCATTTTATCTATCTTAGTGGCGTCATCGCTGTCAATTATACTAAAGCTTACAATCTCATCCTTTGCCCTAAGCTTATCAACTAAAATATCCTCTTTTTTTGCATAATAGTTGATACTTCCGGCAACTGATTTCATTTTTGAATAAACCGCAGCTTCAGTTTCAACACCAAGAAGCATATACAAACCACCTTGCAAATCAAGTCCAAGGCTCACTTTTGCCCCATTTTCAGTTTGCAAAAATGATGGCAAAGAAAAGCCAAGTCCAAGAACAATCGCGACGATAAAAATTATCAGTCGATATGTTATTTTTGCGCTTCGCATATCTTAGGCTTCGATCTTTCTAGCGACAAAATCACGAGAAATTCGCACGATTACATCATCGTTAAGCTTTACTTTGATAAAATCATCTTCTGGTTTCACCACCTCGCAGATAAGTCCACCACTTGTTATGATCTTATCGCCTTTTTCTAGGGCTGCGATCATAGCCGCGTGTTGTTTTTGTTGCTTTTGCTGTGGTCTGATAACCAAAAAGTAAAATATCGCGAAAAGCACGATGAGAGGTAGTAATGAAGCTAGAAAATTTCCTTCTTGCATTTGGGTTCCTTAAAATAAAATTTTTAACCCCGTATTTTAGCATTAAAAAGATAATAAAAGCCTTTGTTGGAGCATTTTTGCTGGCAAATTTTATATATTTTTCCATTTTTGAGAATTTTTGGCTTAGTTTTGTCTCGCCATTTTTAACATTTTTAGGCATTTATATCATTATAAATTTAGATAGGGCTGGATTTTTTTGGGCTGGATTTTTCACGGGAATTTTGTGGTTTTACTGGATTAGCTTTAGCTTTATCTATTACGATCTTGCATGGCTTATGCCAGTTGTTATCTTGGGTATCTCGCTTATTTATGGGCTTATATTTTTAGCAGCTAGTTTTCCTAGTTTTGTGGCTTTG contains:
- a CDS encoding ATP-binding protein → MIDWTREFAAIWRSSKAQLVPVKEIDFVDIDDLIGLQTQKTQLILNTQNFINGNEANHVLLWGEMGCGKSSLLKAVFTKFYKENLRLIEIASDEFKNLPDIIDELREQNKFKFIIFCDDMSFENGSADYKFLKPLMQGSISKPPKNILVYATSNRRHLVSERQSDNDGVIVKDGEIHYGDTVNEKMSLADRFGLWISFYQGNFAEYLDIVDHYFKNENVDKEILHDLAKSYATLRASRSGRTAKQFYLLYRDKISKDK
- a CDS encoding DEAD/DEAH box helicase, with translation MQEKVYEYFLGKNSTDILICQDDKSARECADAASLAGLKTFVLPDFRARFGDDLRSFNEELVDISKILSDYYKCNDKKLIVSPYSTLLNPLPSSLQLKSITINFGDKIDINALCDELLFSGYEIVDIAESRGEFSVRGEVIDIFSLNHDEPVRILLFDDEVESIRNYDISTQISSKAELESIEVVPFLAKLSKNEYEKANEKLQDINTNAIVSDLNSLGFWAIDGFENYLEKFHCVLAQEIKEIDDERDLSVFKNFSVLPQAKEFKPLLASPTSDFFEINKHKDITVLARNESLFSALNVGNENVKLLISPLVVNLTSPTKVIISLNKFSKKTRAKKASLVVDELKVNDYVVHEEYGIGKFLGLEKITVLGATKEFVVIAYQNDDRLLLPVENLNLIDRYIAVNGSIAVLDRLGKASFAKIKEKVREKLFLIASKIIAMAAQRELVQGLVIQKDDAQYLKFLSRAGFEYTTDQLTAVGEISDELKSGRVMDRLLSGDVGFGKTEVAMNAIFKCVLSGFVALFFVPTTLLSSQHFKSLKERLAEFDIKVFRLDRFSSAKQKAEVTKALSDGEPCVCVGTHALLSQKAKNVGLIVVDEEHKFGVKQKEKLKEISSNSHVLSMSATPIPRSLNMALSKIKTYSVLKTPPSERLDVRTSVKEWDEKIIKEAIMREMRCGGQVFYIHNHIADIELCAKNLRKILPNLRILILHSKIDAKITEEEILKFENGEYDVMVCTSIVESGIHLPNANTMIVENANKFGIADLHQLRGRVGRSNKQGFCYFLVEDKNELTPEALKRLVALESNSALGSGSVLAYHDLEIRGGGNIIGEAQSGHIEAIGYSLYLKMLEDEINSLLNQQSVKLNKIDLKLSVNAFLNPEFIREDRLRLELYRRLSKAVNVNEVYDISGEIEDRFGKLDSYTKQFLDIIIIKILALKHGFKAISNAEQNIVLTNQKDEKIRLKSRSKDDDDVIGEIISHLRSLK
- a CDS encoding Mur ligase family protein: MKLEKFLEGKPLFYKEIDYTRMPRAWQSIKSKFKPFKVIHVIGTNGKGSTGRFLAQILHANGKTVGHYTSPHIFEFKERFWLNGSIVSDENLELAHQRLLEILPDEFRVKTSYFEYATLLAATLFEGCEYFVCEAGMGGELDATNVFEKKLSLFAPIGLDHIDVLGVDLKAIATTKFKAINANAPAILNDKMDKICSDIGFMIAKNLGVKIDFASQILKNDDRDSIKKYAQIFELPEFLTSNLTLAAAAAKILLSELNITNLGRLDIRGRCEQLAPNLYIDVGHNELGAQAIAQKFDGKKVCLIYNAFADKDFYAVLSTLKNIIKNVKIIDYDGHGRELGGQRLIVALDNLELKFSHFDDMDMDKILQAKDDEIYLVFGSFYLVEAFLRRYNARESL
- a CDS encoding GGDEF domain-containing protein, with product MAAISVAQIVKEALGEIKNRQLMLTPENYTDVYNEICKKYGFTTAEKKRIEQYISRLGAEFKTQAANMNISSIDEFVAFVTARLNRSSQSGAASVDDDKGYKSLNAFARRVLQVVAMLHNKEAKAMAERSMQILSKKCDPAALDEVREKWFEIVSGYNDEYLDFLKHYGVKGNEDLKTMMGELENFLMLQNDNDMLKSFVELVGIMLEPSITKELDDEIAQINTSISKNPMEINSPNIKDEIKNLVARRIETDKNEVAQKISSLNSVLGSIGSRISELANTSRDSTAKMQGIKSDIAEISLDTNSFEQVKEMLFNIANALEIESRELGAEMSSKQATISELQERINSLEQELEEAKIESREDFLTKTATKRALMEELRRIEEAYRRYGTDYSVCFLDIDFFKKINDTYGHDAGDVILATVAMIFKKNIRKIDFIGRYGGEEFIVILPSTSQGEAVVFAEKIRQTIESFKFIYKNERIKVTISAGVATRSLSLSDMSTIENADKMLYHSKQNGRNQVSPKN
- the lptE gene encoding LPS assembly lipoprotein LptE, which gives rise to MRFLLGFFMAFLLIGCGYKPISKLTQDIMDERVYVDVIISKTEPKNSVLIKDAVKEGIVSRLHKTLSDKQSANTLIEVSNTSIRYQAMVYDEFGYISEYKVILGLNFKTTFKDGKTENISTVGEYDFSVSRRISNIRYADSVISDTEKFTAIKEASKEAFDEYISKLAIKGYKHGSN